One part of the Rutidosis leptorrhynchoides isolate AG116_Rl617_1_P2 chromosome 1, CSIRO_AGI_Rlap_v1, whole genome shotgun sequence genome encodes these proteins:
- the LOC139848195 gene encoding xyloglucan endotransglucosylase protein 7-like: MIPIAIIILSGMKLVLATNFNRDFDILWGNGRGNIHNNGKLLSLSLDEYSGSGIVSKNAYLYSRIDMQIKLISGNSAGTVAAFYVGSHGDYRNEIDVEFLGNLTGDPYTIHTNIYTKGNGGREQQIRLWYDPTSSFHTYTISWSPFMIAIYVDGTPIRVFKNLESSGVPYMTDLPMKVYTSLWNADQWATRGGAIKTNWTEAPFKVWLRNYKARGCVWKNGGSSCSYGTSQIVNQDWYKQRELDWSSKEMLKWVRHNHMIYDYCRDSSRFPYGLPHECYLDTLLT, from the exons ATGATACCAATTGCAATTATAATTTTGAGTGGTATGAAATTGGTGTTAGCTACCAACTTTAATCGAGATTTCGACATATTATGGGGAAATGGCCGTGGAAACATTCATAATAACGGAAAACTTTTATCGTTATCACTCGATGAGTATTCTGGTTCGGGGATCGTATCGAAAAACGCATATCTATATTCAAGAATCGACATGCAAATCAAGCTCATTTCAGGGAACTCTGCTGGCACTGTTGCCGCATTTTAC GTTGGATCACACGGTGATTATCGTAATGAGATAGACGTCGAGTTCTTGGGGAACTTAACGGGTGACCCGTATACTATTCACACAAACATATATACGAAAGGTAATGGAGGTAGAGAGCAACAGATTCGCCTTTGGTACGATCCGACAAGTAGTTTCCACACGTATACAATCTCATGGAGCCCGTTCATGATTGC AATATACGTTGATGGGACACCGATTAGAGTGTTCAAAAACTTGGAATCGAGTGGGGTTCCATACATGACAGACTTGCCGATGAAGGTGTACACGAGCCTATGGAACGCGGATCAATGGGCCACGAGAGGTGGTGCCATTAAAACGAATTGGACCGAAGCTCCATTTAAAGTATGGTTAAGGAATTATAAGGCTCGTGGGTGCGTTTGGAAGAATGGAGGTTCGAGTTGCAGTTATGGAACCTCACAAATTGTAAACCAAGATTGGTATAAACAAAGAGAATTGGATTGGAGTAGCAAGGAGATGTTGAAATGGGTTCGACATAATCACATGATTTACGATTACTGCAGAGACTCTAGTCGCTTTCCTTATGGCCTTCCACACGAATGTTATCTCGATACACTACTTACATAA